The Candidatus Rokuibacteriota bacterium genome includes the window GCGCGCGAGTCCGACGAGGTCTCGCGCGAGCGCCTGGGACGGCTCGACGCCGAGCTGGCCGACCTCAGGGAGAAATCGGCCGGGCTCAAGGCCCAGTGGGAGGCCGAGAAGTCCGCGATCATGGCGATCAGCCGGATCAAGGAGGAGTCCGAGGCCACGCGCGTCCAGATGGAGGACGCCCAGCGGCGCGGCGACCTCCAGAGGGCGGCGGAGCTCCGCTACGGCACGCTGCTGGATCTCGACAAGCGCCTCGAGACGGAGAACGCGCGGCTGGCCGAGGTCCAGAAGGCCGGCAAGATGCTGAAGGAGGAGGTGGACGAGGAGGACGTGGCCGAGACCGTGGCCAAGTGGACCGGCATCCCCGTCTCGCGGCTCCTGGAGGCCGAGGTCCAGAAGCTGGTCAAGATGGAGCAGCGCCTGGGGCAGCGCGTGGTGGGGCAGGCCGAGGCCATCATCGCCCCTGGGGCCCACCGGCGTCGGCAAGACCGAGCTGGCGCGCGCGCTGGCCCAGTTCCTCTTCGACGACGAGCGCGCCATCATCCGGCTGGACATGTCCGAGTACATGGAGAAGCACACGGTGGCCCGGCTCATCGGGGCACCCCCCGGCTACGTGGGCTACGACGAGGGCGGGCAGCTCACCGAGGCCGTGCGGCGCCGCCCCTACGCGGTGGTCCTCTTCGACGAGATCGAGAAGGCGCACGCGGATGTGTTCAACGTGCTCCTGCAGGTGCTGGACGACGGCCGGCTCACCGACGGCCACGGCCGCACCGTGGACTTCCGCAACACGGTGATCATCATGACCTCCAACCTCGGCAGCCACATCTTCCGCGAGGAGGAAAGGCCCGAACGCGCCCGCCCGCTCATCCTGGAGCTCCTGCGCCAGACGCTCCGGCCCGAGTTCCTGAACCGCATCGACGAGGTGGTCGTCTTCCGTCCGCTGGGGCGCGAGGAGATCGCCGCCATCGTGGGCATCCAGACGAGGCAGCTGCTCCAGCGCCTGGCCGACCGGCGCGTCACGCTCGAGCTGACACCGGGGGCGGAGGAGCTGCTGGCGCGCGAGGGCTTCGACCCGGCCTTCGGCGCCCGCCCGCTCAAGCGCACCATCCAGAAGATGGTGCAGGACCCGCTGGCGATGAGCCTGCTGGAGGGCGAGTTCGGCGAGGGCGACACGGTCGTCGCCGACGCCGACGGCGACGAGATCGTCTTCCGCAAGCGCCTGGCCACCGAGCCGGCCTGAATCGACGGCTGCCCCGGGGGCATCGTAACGGGCACGGGCCTCCGCCCGCGCCGCTGATCCCCCTCCAGCAGGGAGCCGACATGACCGTGTCTCGCGGGACGCTGCACTACGGCTGGATCGTGCTCGGCGCCGTGGTGCTCATCATGATCACCGCCTCGGGCCTCCGGGCGATCCTCGGCGTCTTCATCAAGCCCATGGAGGCGGAGTTCGGCTGGGACCGGGCCTCCCCCTCGGGGGCAGCCGCCCTGTCGCTGCTCCTCCTCGGCGCCGTGGGGCCGGGGGTGGGGTGGCTGGCGGACCGCTGGGGTCCCCGTCGGGTGATGCTCCTGGCCCTCGCCATCCTCTCGGTCGGCACCATGCTCTCCTCCCGCGTGACGAGCCTCTGGCAGATCTACGCGACCGCCGGCGTCCTCATGGCGACAGGCGCGGGCGGCATGGGCATGGCCACGGCGGCGACCATCGCGGCGCGCTGGTTCGAGTCTCGGCGCGGCCTGGTGCTGGGGATCCTGGGGGGCGGCATGTCGGCCGGTCAGCTCGTGATGATCCCGCTGGCCGTCTGGTTCACCGTCAATCACGGCTGGCGCAACTCCTTCCTGTGGCTCGGCGCGAGCGTCCTCGTGACCGCCATCCCGCTGACGCTCTGGCTCGTGAAGGACGACCCGGCCCAGAAGGGGCTCAGGCCCTACGGCGCGGGGCTCGGCGCACTCAGATCCGTGGCCGGCGCGGTGCAGGACGAGCGCCGCGTCCCCGTGACCGAGGCGATGCAGCACCCCGCCTTCTGGCTCCTGGCGGCGACCTTCTTCGTCTGCGGGTACACCTCCAACGGGCTCGTGCTCACGCACCTCGTGCCCTACGCGGCGGAACACGGGTTCTCCGAGATGCACGCCGCCCAGGCGCTCGGCATCATGGGCGCCATGAACATCCTGGGGACGGTGATGTCGGGCTGGATCTGCGACCGGTTCGGCCGCAAGGGACCGCTGGCCTTCTACTACGCCGTGCGGGGGCTCTCCCTGCTCCTCCTGCTCTATGTCTGGAACGTGCCCTCGCTGCACGGCTTCGCGGCGCTGTTCGGGCTCAACTACATCTCCACCGTTCCCCCCACCACCACGCTCACGGCGAATATCTTCGGCCGCTACTCCGTGGGCACCCTCTCGGGCTGGATCTTCTTCTCGCACCAGGTGGGCGCCGCGCTGGGGGCGGGCGTGGGGGGGTGGGTCTTCGACGCCACCGGCTCCTACACCTGGGCCTTCGTCTCGGCCGCGCTGCTGGGCTTCGTCGCCTCCGGGCTGGCCCTGGCCATCAAGGAAGAGCCGGTGGCGAGGACGCCGACCGCCCAGCCGGCGGCGGCAGGCGTCGCGCTCCCCACGCACTAGCCCGGCCGCGTCGGAAGGACTCGGCACTACAGTGGCGGCAAGGGCCCTGCGCGTCCGGCCTCATCGAAGTAGGCTATGATCGTGGGGCGCCCCGGGGCCATGGTGTCCATCCCGGCTCGCATCGAGGAGGGGGTCGCCCCGGGATCGAGGCTGCCGCGGTCGAGGAGGACAAGCGGCCCGGGGGAGGCGATGTGCGACCGCTCCAAGGGGAAGTGAGGCCGGCCGGGACCGGGGTCCGGGCCCGGTCGGCGGGCGTGAGGAGGACCGTGCGAAGATGGACCGGGAGAAGCTGAGGGCGATCCTGGAAGACGTCGAGGCCGGCCGCCTCTCGACGGCCGCGGCGCTGGCTCGCCTCCGCGACCTCCCCTACGAGGACCTGAGGTTCGCCAAGGTGGATCTGCACCGGGCGCTGCGGGCGGGGGCGCCTGAAGCCGTCTTCTGCCTGGGGAAGACCCTGGATCAGGTGGTCGCGATCGTGGCGCGGCTGGGCGCTCATCACGACAATGTCCTGGCCACGCGCGCCACCGCGGAGACGGCCCACGCCATCGAGGCCGCCGGCCTCCCGCACCGCTACCACGCCGAGGCCCGGCTCGTCGTGGTCAATCCGAAGCCGATCGACGGTGTGGGGCTGGTCGCCGTCGCCACCGCCGGCACCTCCGACATCCCGGTGGCCGAGGAAGCCGCGGTCACCTGCGAGGTCCTCGGCAACCGGGTGGAGCGGGTGTACGACGTGGGAGTAGCGGGGCTCCACCGGGTGCTGGATCACCACCACATCCTGAGCGAGGCCAACGCCATCATCGCCGTGGCGGGCATGGAGGGGGCGCTGCCGAGCGTCATCGCGGGACTGGTGGACCGGCCGTTGATTGCGGTCCCGACCAGCGTGGGCTACGGCGCGTCCTTCGGCGGCATCACGGCGCTCCTGGCCATGCTCAACTCCTGCGCCCCGGGCGTGAGCGTCGTCAACATCGACAACGGCTACGGCGCCGCCGTCCAGGCCAACCAGATCAACAAGCTCGCCAGCAAGGTCCGGTGAGGCCGTCGCGACCGGACGGGCCGCGCGAGAGGCGAACGTGACCACCGCGCTGGCCGTCGTGCTCCTGGGCCTGGTCCTCGGCATGCGCCACTCCACCGATCCCGACCACGTCATCGCCGTCACGACGATCGTGAGCCGCGAGCAAGGACTGGGGAGCGCCGCGCTCATCGGACTCATGTGGGGACTCGGCCACACGGTGACCATCGTCCTCGCCGGGGGCGCCATCGTCCTCTGGAACCTCGTGATCCCGCCCCGGGTGGGTCTCACGATGGATCTCTCCGTCGCCCTGATGCTGATTCTTCTGGGGCTCTTGAACCTGCGCGGCGTCGTCAGCCGGATCGGGGAGGCCCGTCCTGCGACGGGGAGTGCCAGCGGTGGGACGCACGGCCACGCGCATCGGCACGGCGACTACGTGCACACCCACTCGCACGGTCACGCGCCGGACGGCCATGGCCACGGGGAGGATGCGACCCCCCTGGGATGGCTCGACAGGAGGATCGCGCGGCCGGGGCTCTACCGGGCTGCGCGTCCGCTCATCGTGGGGGTGCTCCACGGCCTCGCGGGGTCGGCCGCCGTGGCCCTGCTCGTGCTCGCCACGATCCGGGATCCCCGGTGGGCGACGGCCTACCTGCTGGTCTTCGGGCTGGGCACCATCGCCGGGATGATGCTGATGACCGTGGCCATCGCGTGGCCGTTCGCCTACACGGCCGGCCGCCTCCCGCTGATCAACCGATACCTGGGGATGGCCTCGGGTGTCCTGAGCCTCGCCTTCGGCCTCTTCCTCGCCTACCAGGTCGGGTTCGTGAGCGGGCTCTTCGGTGGAGATCCCCGCTGGGCGCCGGAATGAACCGCGGGCTCGAGCGAGACTGTGGGCCGCGCTACGCCCCCTTGCGAATCCAGATCGCCGTGTCGTGGAACGCGGCGCCGCCGGCCGGCCAGGCCGGATCGGCGCCGGTGAGGACGTTGATGCCGATGCCGTTCTCGAAGTGGCGGTTCGGCCAGATCCCCTCGACGATCACGACCCCCCGCTGCTGACCCGCCTGCGGCCTGGCGTGGACCGTCACCGTGCCACGCTCGTTGCCGAGCACCACCCGGTCCCCCTCGACCACGCCGAGCGCGGCGCAGTCGTCGGGGTGCAGCAGCGCGGTGGGGCGCCCCTCGCGGCGCAGCGAGCCCGGCGTCTCGGTGAACGTGGAGTTGAGGAATGTGCGCGCCGGCGCGGCCACCAAGCGGAACGGCCGGTCAGCCGTGGCCTCGTCGATCACCGCGAAGTGGTCGGGGAGCCCGGGCATCTCCTGCCAGCGCCCCCCGTAGGCCGACCAGTCCGGCTTGAAGCGGAACCTGCCGTCGGGCCAGGCGAAGCCGGCGAGGAAGTGCGCCGTCTCGAACGGCAGGGCCATGTCCTGGCCGCCGCGCTCCCAGTTCGTCCGCGCATCCCACATGCCGGACTGGCGGAGCGTCCAGTCCATGATCTCCCACGCCGTCATCTCGAAGCCACGATGCCGCGCGCCGAGGTGGTGGGCCAGGTCTGCGATCACGCGGTGGTTCTCGCGGCACTCGCCGGGCGGCTCGATCGCGCGACGGGCGACCTGGAAGTAGGTGTGGCCGCTCGCCGTGTAGAAATCGTCGTGCTCGACGAACATGGTGGCCGGCAGCACCACGTCGGCGAAGGCCGCCGTCTCCGTGAGGAACTGCTCGTGCACACAGAGGAACAGGTCCTCCCGGGCCAGGCCCTTGTGGACGAGCGTGAGGTCGGGACACACCATGGCAGGGTTGGTGTTCTGGACCAGCATGGCGGTGACCGGGGGGCCGTACCCGAGGGCCTCGGGATCGCCCGTGAGGATCGGCCCCAGGCGAGACTGATCGAGCTGGCGCACGGAGCGGTCCACGGCGTCGAGCCCTTCGATCAGCGAGCGATCGAGCGGGTAGATGGCCGTCTGGCCGTAGAGGGCGCCGCCCCCCGGGTGCTGCCAGGCGCCCGTCACCGCGGGCAGGCAGGACACGGCGTGCATGTTGGCCGCGCCGTTGCGTGACCGGCTGAAACCGTGGTGGCAGCGGATGAAGCTTCGCCTGGTGCGCCCGTAGAGCCGGGCGAACGTCACGATCTCCTCGACAGCCAGGCCGGTGATGCGCGCGGCCCACTCCGGCGAGCGCGTCCTGACGTGCGCGGCCAGCTCGTCCGGGGCGTCCGTGTACCGACGGAGGTAGGCCCAGTCGGCATGGCCCTCGGCGAACAGGACGTGCATCACCGCGCAGGCCAGGGCGCCGTCGGTGCCCGGACGCAAAGCGAGGTGCATGTCGGCCTGCGCCGCGGTGTCCGTACGGTAGGGATCGACCACGACGAGCGTGGCGCCGCGCCGGCGGGCGCGCAGGGCGTGGGTCATGACGTTGACCTGCGTGTGCACCGGGTTGCCGCCCCAGATCACCACGAGGTCCGAGTGCTCGCCCACCTCGCGGAAGTCGACCCCGCGCTTGGCTCCGGTGCCCGCCGTCCAGCCAGCATCCGACAGGGCCACGCAGATGGTCGACTTCCAGCGCGAGTACTTCATCACGTGGCGCAGGCGGTTGATGCCGTCGCGCTGCACCAGGCCCATGGTCCCCGCGTAGTAGTACGGCCACACCGCGGCAGGGCCCAGCCGCGCGGCCTGCTCGGTGAAGGCGTGGGCGACGAGGTCCAGCGCCTCGTCCCACCCGATCCGGGTGAACTGGCCAGAGCCCTTGGGACCGACGCGCTTGAGGGGGTAGAGGAGGCGATCGGGATGGTGGACGCGCTCGGCGTAGCGGGACACCTTCTCGCAGATCACACCCGCCGTGTAGCTGTTGCGCGCCGAGCCGCGCATCCGGCCGATCGTGCGCGCGTCGAGGCGCTCCACGTCGAGGGCGCACGTGCTGGTGCAGTCGTGCGGGCAGACGGAGGGGACCGTCAGGACCGCGGGCCGACTCTCGCCCTGGAGGGGGGCAGCCGCCTCCTCTCGCATGGGCCCACGATACCTCCGGCCCGGGCCGCTCCGCCACCTCTTCCCCGTTCGGGCTGGGCCGCCCCCCTCAGCCGGCCCGGCCCGCACTTGATCCCCGGCCATCACTATCGGCGTCAGGAATTGGGCACAGAGCATGGAAGAAAAGGCCTGCCCTTTGGCGGCCAAACGAATCCCCTCTTGTCGGTGACCTTTACATTCGGAAATGACTTCCGCTTCCAACACATCGAAAGGTGCTCATGCGCCGATGTTGGCACTCTTGTTGCTCTCGGACTTGTTGCCGGAACGGGCCGGTGCTGATGTTCCCTTGGATCTGGGCACGCAAGGAGGAGCCATGAAAACGCTTCTTGGACTGGTCTTGACAGCGCTGCTCCTGGGCTTTGCCGCGCCCGGGATGGCCGATACCTATACCCAGCTCACCTTGCCGGCGCTGAACGTGCGCATACAGACCTGGACCGGCGGCGGGGCATACGATCCCATATTCCCCAGCACGCAGACCTGGAACGGCGTTCCCTTCACGTTCGCGGAGGACGCCAGCGGCAACCAGGTCTGGATGGGTAACATGGACGTCCCGGTCAATGTCTTCGGCGCCACCAAGGCGTACACAATCATGAACTCGGCATTCGGAGCCTTCGGCTCCGTGAACGGCTCCATCGAGTTCTTCGGTTCCGGCGACGGCTATTACGAGATGGATCTCACCCAGGGCATCAATATCCGCGATCACTGAAACGGGGGCTTCAACAACGCCATCGACGGCATCAACGCCGTGCCTGCCTTCAACCCCGGCGGCGCCCGCCTCGACATGCAGATCTTCGATCTGCTGGCAACTTTTTCCGACGAAGAGCTGGTAACCCTGCGCTTCAACTACATGCCCCAAGGGTCCGGGGGCAACCCCCTCGCCGGCGCCGTCACGAGGCGGGCTGCCCCGGGTGCTGCGCGGGGGTCCTCAGGGGCGGGCGGATCTCAGCCGCCCGCCGGAGATCGCGTTTGTCACTCCTATGCGCTGAGTCCGGTGGGTCTCGGCGGTCTTCGGTGCGCGGCACGGTGAAGAACTGCGTCGGCGCGGTGCAGGAAGCGCTGGACGGTTGGCCGCGGGTGGACTAGACTTAGTCCGCTATGGAGACGGTCAATGTGCACGATGCGAAGACGCATTTCTCGCGGCTCCTGGACCGCGCGCAGGAGGGCCAGGAGTTCGTGATTGCGAAGGCTGGCAGGCCGGTGGCCAGGCTCGGGCCGCTCGCACGGCCGGGGAAGAAGCGGCGGCTGGGCCTGCTCGACGGCAAGTTCAGGATCCCCGACGACTTCAACGAGCCGCTGCCGGACGAAGTGATCGCCGCCTTCGAAGGCCGTCGGCGGTGAGGGTCCTGCTCGATACGCACCTGCTGCTCTGGTCGGTGGCGAGTTCGCGCCGGCTGCCGAAGGTGGCGCGGTCCCTCATCCTCGATGGGGCGAACGAGGTGTTCTACAGTGCCGCAAGCGTGTGGGAAGTAGCCATCAAGAGCGCGCTGCGGCGCACGGACTTCAGGGCCAATCCGACAGTGCTCGTGCGCGCTCTCGCGCAAAGCGGGTTCTCCGAGTTGCCGGTGACGGCAGCGCATGCGGCGCGCGTCGCCGGCTTGCCGGCAATTCACCGCGATCCGTTCGACCGGCTGCTGGTGGCGCAGTCGCTGGCCGAGCCGATGACGCTCCTCACGAATGACGCGGTGCTGGTGCGCTACGGTCCGTTGGTACAGTTGGTGTAAGGAAGGGGCGCCCCCCGCCGGATTCCGTTCCCGCTGGTTATCCTTCTTCGAGCGACACCTGGATCGCCTTCTTCTACGCCCTCAGAACCATCGGGCCCCTGCTATGCGCCTCCTGTGCGCTGGTCCACCGTCCTCAGCCTGCCTTCTCCCCCTCGCGGGAGAGGGAGGCGTGATGGAGGGCCAGCCAGACCGTCGGCCCGGCGGGATCCGTCCACTCGACCCGATGGCGGCAGCGAGCCGGGATCTCGACCCAGTCACCCGGGCCCAGCACGAGGAGGTCCGGCTTCCCCTCGACGCGGAGCGCCGCGCTCCCGCGCAGGAGCACGACCCACTCGTCCCCCGCCTGATCCCACCAGCGCCCCGGAGGCGTCGCCTGGCCGGTGGAGATGATCCGCTCGAGCGTGAGGCCGGGGCAGTCGAGCAGGACCTCGACCAGCTCGCCGGGCCGGGGTCCCGGGAGATTGGCGAAGAGGTTGCCTCGCTTCACGCGGTCAGCCGCTCGATCAGCACCCTGTGCTCGGGGTAGAGAGCGCGCAGCGAGGAACGATCGGCAAGCTCGAAGTCGGCGAAGTCGAAGCCGGGCGCCACGGTACCCCCCACGAGAGCATAGGAGTCCGGGTCGTTGACGACGGCGCCATACCAGGAGCCGGCCGGTACCACCGCCTGGAACACCTCGCCCCGGTCGGCATCCCGGCCCATCACCACCTCCCGCAGTTCGCCGCCCGGCAGGATGAGGAAGAGCGTGAGGGGAGCCCCCTCGTAGAAGTGCCACACCTCGTCGGACTTGATGCGATGGAGGGCTGAGACCTGGTGCCCTTCGAGGAGGAAGTAGATCGCGGTGGCAAGGCACCGTGGCCCGCCGAAGCGGGCCGGCAGGGCGGAGTCCGCCATGCCTTCCGCCGAGCGGTACGTTTCCCTGAAGTAACCGCCCTCCGGATGGGGCGCGAGCCCGAGGCGCTCGATCCAGTCCCGGGCGGTGGGCACTACCAGCCGATGGCGTGGGCGCCGCGTCGGGGGTCGGCCCCGGCCATCAAGGTGCCGTCGGGCCCGACCACCACCGCGCATACCGCTCCCGCCCGCCAGGACCACTCGGGCCACTCCGAGAGCACATGGCCGAGGGCCGCCAGCGCCCCGCGCGTTTCGGGGGCGATGCGCCGCTCCACCTCCAGCACCCCGGGGGCGCTCGTGTGCGGCCAGAAGGAGTCGGGAAAGCTTCGCGTGGCGATGCGGGGGGCCTCGACGGCCTCCTGGGGCCGCATGCCGAACACCGCGAGATTGAGGAACACCTGGAGCATGGCCTGCTGCTGGACATCTCCACCCGGCGTGCCGAAGGGCATGACGAGCCGGCCGCCGCTCAGGACCATCGCCGGCGCCGGCGTCAGCCGGGGCCGCTTCCCGGGAGCCACCTCGCTCGGGTGCCCGGGCACCAGCCACCCCTGGGATCCCCGGGGCGAGACCACGCATCCCAGCCCGGGCACCACGGGGGAGTCCACCGATGGGTCGCTGGGCGTCGCCGAGAACCCGTTGCCCTCGGCGTCCACCACCGCGACATAGGAGGTGTCCAGCGCATCGCCGGGGCGGGCCACGCGCGGAGGCGGCGCGGGCAACGCCCCGTTCATCACGGCCGCGAGCCCGTACGGGTCTCCCGGGGGAGGCATGTCGGGCCATGCCCGGCCCTCGTCGAGGAGCGCGCGCCGGCGCTCGGCATAGACCTTGGAGAGGAGCCCGTCGGCCGGCACCTTCACGTGGCGTGGATCGCCGTAATAGGCCTCGCGGTCGGCGAAAGCGAGCTTCATGGCCTCGGTGAGCACGTGGAGCAACCGCGGGGAATTGTGTCCCAGCGCCCCGAGATCGTACGGCTCGAGGAGGTTCAGCATCTGCAGCAGCACCGGCCCCTGGCAGGAGAAGCCACAGGTGGCCACCTCGTACTGGTGGAACGAGGTCCTGAGCGCCGGGGCCACCTCGAC containing:
- a CDS encoding MFS transporter; protein product: MTVSRGTLHYGWIVLGAVVLIMITASGLRAILGVFIKPMEAEFGWDRASPSGAAALSLLLLGAVGPGVGWLADRWGPRRVMLLALAILSVGTMLSSRVTSLWQIYATAGVLMATGAGGMGMATAATIAARWFESRRGLVLGILGGGMSAGQLVMIPLAVWFTVNHGWRNSFLWLGASVLVTAIPLTLWLVKDDPAQKGLRPYGAGLGALRSVAGAVQDERRVPVTEAMQHPAFWLLAATFFVCGYTSNGLVLTHLVPYAAEHGFSEMHAAQALGIMGAMNILGTVMSGWICDRFGRKGPLAFYYAVRGLSLLLLLYVWNVPSLHGFAALFGLNYISTVPPTTTLTANIFGRYSVGTLSGWIFFSHQVGAALGAGVGGWVFDATGSYTWAFVSAALLGFVASGLALAIKEEPVARTPTAQPAAAGVALPTH
- the larB gene encoding nickel pincer cofactor biosynthesis protein LarB, producing the protein MDREKLRAILEDVEAGRLSTAAALARLRDLPYEDLRFAKVDLHRALRAGAPEAVFCLGKTLDQVVAIVARLGAHHDNVLATRATAETAHAIEAAGLPHRYHAEARLVVVNPKPIDGVGLVAVATAGTSDIPVAEEAAVTCEVLGNRVERVYDVGVAGLHRVLDHHHILSEANAIIAVAGMEGALPSVIAGLVDRPLIAVPTSVGYGASFGGITALLAMLNSCAPGVSVVNIDNGYGAAVQANQINKLASKVR
- a CDS encoding high-affinity nickel-transport family protein, coding for MRHSTDPDHVIAVTTIVSREQGLGSAALIGLMWGLGHTVTIVLAGGAIVLWNLVIPPRVGLTMDLSVALMLILLGLLNLRGVVSRIGEARPATGSASGGTHGHAHRHGDYVHTHSHGHAPDGHGHGEDATPLGWLDRRIARPGLYRAARPLIVGVLHGLAGSAAVALLVLATIRDPRWATAYLLVFGLGTIAGMMLMTVAIAWPFAYTAGRLPLINRYLGMASGVLSLAFGLFLAYQVGFVSGLFGGDPRWAPE
- a CDS encoding molybdopterin oxidoreductase family protein, giving the protein MREEAAAPLQGESRPAVLTVPSVCPHDCTSTCALDVERLDARTIGRMRGSARNSYTAGVICEKVSRYAERVHHPDRLLYPLKRVGPKGSGQFTRIGWDEALDLVAHAFTEQAARLGPAAVWPYYYAGTMGLVQRDGINRLRHVMKYSRWKSTICVALSDAGWTAGTGAKRGVDFREVGEHSDLVVIWGGNPVHTQVNVMTHALRARRRGATLVVVDPYRTDTAAQADMHLALRPGTDGALACAVMHVLFAEGHADWAYLRRYTDAPDELAAHVRTRSPEWAARITGLAVEEIVTFARLYGRTRRSFIRCHHGFSRSRNGAANMHAVSCLPAVTGAWQHPGGGALYGQTAIYPLDRSLIEGLDAVDRSVRQLDQSRLGPILTGDPEALGYGPPVTAMLVQNTNPAMVCPDLTLVHKGLAREDLFLCVHEQFLTETAAFADVVLPATMFVEHDDFYTASGHTYFQVARRAIEPPGECRENHRVIADLAHHLGARHRGFEMTAWEIMDWTLRQSGMWDARTNWERGGQDMALPFETAHFLAGFAWPDGRFRFKPDWSAYGGRWQEMPGLPDHFAVIDEATADRPFRLVAAPARTFLNSTFTETPGSLRREGRPTALLHPDDCAALGVVEGDRVVLGNERGTVTVHARPQAGQQRGVVIVEGIWPNRHFENGIGINVLTGADPAWPAGGAAFHDTAIWIRKGA
- a CDS encoding type II toxin-antitoxin system Phd/YefM family antitoxin; translation: METVNVHDAKTHFSRLLDRAQEGQEFVIAKAGRPVARLGPLARPGKKRRLGLLDGKFRIPDDFNEPLPDEVIAAFEGRRR
- a CDS encoding type II toxin-antitoxin system VapC family toxin, which translates into the protein MRVLLDTHLLLWSVASSRRLPKVARSLILDGANEVFYSAASVWEVAIKSALRRTDFRANPTVLVRALAQSGFSELPVTAAHAARVAGLPAIHRDPFDRLLVAQSLAEPMTLLTNDAVLVRYGPLVQLV
- a CDS encoding cupin domain-containing protein encodes the protein MKRGNLFANLPGPRPGELVEVLLDCPGLTLERIISTGQATPPGRWWDQAGDEWVVLLRGSAALRVEGKPDLLVLGPGDWVEIPARCRHRVEWTDPAGPTVWLALHHASLSREGEKAG
- a CDS encoding cupin domain-containing protein codes for the protein MRGGGRARRHLDGRGRPPTRRPRHRLVVPTARDWIERLGLAPHPEGGYFRETYRSAEGMADSALPARFGGPRCLATAIYFLLEGHQVSALHRIKSDEVWHFYEGAPLTLFLILPGGELREVVMGRDADRGEVFQAVVPAGSWYGAVVNDPDSYALVGGTVAPGFDFADFELADRSSLRALYPEHRVLIERLTA
- a CDS encoding gamma-glutamyltransferase — encoded protein: MSLDAAESQPQSSAAFAGPVTQVMGRRFMVSAGHPLAAQAAARILASGGNAIDAGVAAGLALGVVHPDMVSFAGVAPILVHLAATRETFEVTGVGPYPRRASADFYRNRCGGEIPPGVLRTVVPASPDAWCTALGRWGTLSFAEVAAPALECAEHGFPLSVFSAYLIGRSADRYRRWPSSAALYLPGGAPPPPGHRFVQAELAGTIKLMGEAEKLARDRGRAGAIRAARDAFYRGEIARRIVEFHEREGGLLALKDLADFQVEVAPALRTSFHQYEVATCGFSCQGPVLLQMLNLLEPYDLGALGHNSPRLLHVLTEAMKLAFADREAYYGDPRHVKVPADGLLSKVYAERRRALLDEGRAWPDMPPPGDPYGLAAVMNGALPAPPPRVARPGDALDTSYVAVVDAEGNGFSATPSDPSVDSPVVPGLGCVVSPRGSQGWLVPGHPSEVAPGKRPRLTPAPAMVLSGGRLVMPFGTPGGDVQQQAMLQVFLNLAVFGMRPQEAVEAPRIATRSFPDSFWPHTSAPGVLEVERRIAPETRGALAALGHVLSEWPEWSWRAGAVCAVVVGPDGTLMAGADPRRGAHAIGW